The endosymbiont of Bathymodiolus septemdierum str. Myojin knoll sequence TTCTAACTGCTCTGTACTTGACATAACTAGCTCCTAATATTTTGTTTTAAGGTGTGGAAATTCGATTGATAATTATACTGTTATTTGTGAGCATTGCCCAATACTTTCCTACTAAGTAAAAGTTAATAAAAAAAGCTTCAATAATAATTTTCCCCATACAGGGTAATCTGTATTTAAAAGCATCCTCCGCAGAGCAGCTAAGTGCATTTATTTTAAAACCTTTTGCCATCATTATGGCGCGTGCCATGTGGTAACGATTGGTTATCAATAAAACCTGTTGACTCTTGTTGCTGTACAAACCATAGAAATTCTTTAGATTTTCTAATGTATGTTTGGATTCTTGCTCTAAAAATATTCTATTATCCTCAACGCCCAAATCTTTTAAAACCTTCTTTCCTGCCTCTGATTCAGTAATATTTGCATTATTAGTCATCCCTCCTAGAATATAAACATTACTATCAGAATTTTTACCCAACATCCATGAAGCGCGTTTTAATCTACTACGGTATTCAGCATCTGGGATATCGTTGTCCAATTTTTTTCCCAACACCAGTAATACACCTGTATCACTAATACAATAGTCTTTAGATTTTGCAATAACAAGCACATATAAGAATGAAACTACCAAACTAAAACCAACTGTTATCAAAATAACAACCATTGATAAGATTAAGATTAAGATTAAGATTAAGATTAAGATTAAGATTAAATGTTTATCATAATCAATTTTCACACTATCTAAATAACTTTAATATCATTGGCTTAATAGCAGATTTATACAGACCTTGGGGGTACACCCCCCTGAGGATTAAAAACTTTGCTACCATTAAAGTAATCAGGGTTATGTCTCTCACCCCTTGAAAATGACTGGGCCGGGCATCTTCTCTATAAACGGCAGGAATAGGTACAGATTGGCTGATTATCCCCACCTGGGCAGCTTTAATAATAATTTCACTCTCAAAAACGAAACTGTTGTTTTTTGAAGTTGATATTTTTAATTTTTTAAGAAAATTTGCTGGATAAAGCCTAAAACCCGATTGACTATCAGAAATAGGGTAGCCCGCAGCCCATGCAATCCAAAAATTGGCAATTTTATTGGCGTAATATCTTTTTGCAGGTATGGAATCTTTATCGGCCAAACGAGCACCAATAATAATATGATGGTTGTATTTAAGTCTTTTATCAATCAAAAGACCTGTGTCCTCTGGTGCATGCTGGGCGTCTCCATCCAGTGTCACAATAAAATCAACTTCTTTTTTTAAAGCCAACTGAAAACCATCCCATAAACTAGAAGCCTTACCTTGATTCATTTTATGCTCAATTAAATCAATAGGTAAACCCTTTAATTCTAAAATAGTGTTGTCATTAGAGCCGTCATCTACTACAATGACTTTTGAGTGCTCTTTGAACAACATCTCGAATGGTTTTCTCTTCATTATAAGCTGGGATAACGATAGCAAAATTTTCTTGGAACGCCAAATTACCAATACCTTAAACAAAAAAATACATTATAATCCCTTCCGAAAAAATTTTTTAATTATATAAACAGGGGTAAAAGATGGAATTTAATTTATTTGGAAAAATATCAATCGTTATGGTTTCTTTAGCATTACTAGTGGGTTGTGGTTCTAAGCCAGTTAAAAATATTGATAATTCTACAATTTCTGGAGTTAGTTCTATTTCAAGTGTTGAGAATGCAATTATTAGGGCTGGCGCTGGACTTGGTTGGATTATTAAAAAGAAGAACAGCGGACACATGGTAGGAAAGTTAGCCCTTAGAAAGCATGTTGCAATTGTAGATATTACATATACTAAAAACAGCTATTCAATTAAATATAAAGATAGCACTAATCTAAATTATGATGGCACAAATATCCATTCAAATTATAACGGTTGGATTCAAAACTTACAGAATGCTATCAATGTCCAATTGAACTTACAATAAATATCTTATCTATTTAAAACAAACATTAACCCGCTGAGCGTAAATTACACTCAGCGGGTTTTTTATGAAAATAAATATATTTAATAACACATGACTTCAAAAAAACAGCTCTTCTCTCAAGGTGAAAAAACAGCCCAAGAAGCAATTTATGACGCTCAAAAAATAGCCTTTGCACCCATGACATTCCAAGCAGTTAGAATTGCTTGGAAAAGAGGTCTATTAAAAGCATTAGATAAAAACAAAGATGGGCTGACACCGAAAGAATTATCATCATCTGTCAACATGAGTTTATATGGAGTTAGAGTGATACTTGAGTCTTGCTTAAGTGTCAATGTTGTTTCATTAAAAGAAGGGGTTTATCATATTACTAAAACAGGTAAAGTTTTCTTATACAGTGAAATGACTCAAGTTAATATGAATTATAATCATGATATCAATTATTTGGGTTTGTTCTATTTAGAAGAAAGTATTGATAAATCTAGCCCTGAAGGGTTAAAAAAAATATTTGGCAACTACCCAACCATATACCCAGCACTAACATCACTTCCAGAGCCTGCTAAGACAAGTTGGTTTGAATTTGACCACTACTATTCTGATATTACCTTTCCATCGATATTGCCGCATATCTTCAAGGATAGCCCAAAAACAATTATGGACATTGGAGGTAATACAGGTAAGTTCTCTATCGTTTCTGCAAATTATGATAGCAATGTTAATGTTACCATTGTTGATATCCCTGAGCAATTAGCAGTTGCCAAAACTGAAATTACAAAAGCAGGCTTTAAAGATAGAATTGATACCATTCATATTGATATGCTTGACCACTCAAAACCACTACCAAAAGGTAAAGATGTTATTTGGATGAGTCAATTT is a genomic window containing:
- a CDS encoding glycosyltransferase family 2 protein; the encoded protein is MKRKPFEMLFKEHSKVIVVDDGSNDNTILELKGLPIDLIEHKMNQGKASSLWDGFQLALKKEVDFIVTLDGDAQHAPEDTGLLIDKRLKYNHHIIIGARLADKDSIPAKRYYANKIANFWIAWAAGYPISDSQSGFRLYPANFLKKLKISTSKNNSFVFESEIIIKAAQVGIISQSVPIPAVYREDARPSHFQGVRDITLITLMVAKFLILRGVYPQGLYKSAIKPMILKLFR
- a CDS encoding SAM-dependent methyltransferase; translated protein: MTSKKQLFSQGEKTAQEAIYDAQKIAFAPMTFQAVRIAWKRGLLKALDKNKDGLTPKELSSSVNMSLYGVRVILESCLSVNVVSLKEGVYHITKTGKVFLYSEMTQVNMNYNHDINYLGLFYLEESIDKSSPEGLKKIFGNYPTIYPALTSLPEPAKTSWFEFDHYYSDITFPSILPHIFKDSPKTIMDIGGNTGKFSIVSANYDSNVNVTIVDIPEQLAVAKTEITKAGFKDRIDTIHIDMLDHSKPLPKGKDVIWMSQFLDCFGDNDIIAILKRAAAAITKDGKIFILETYWDNQELDKAAFCIVNTSLYFTAMANGTSRMYRLSDMLEFIKQANLKVSNTIENIGMGHTLLEVVPVVSLK
- a CDS encoding YdcF family protein codes for the protein MKIDYDKHLILILILILILILILSMVVILITVGFSLVVSFLYVLVIAKSKDYCISDTGVLLVLGKKLDNDIPDAEYRSRLKRASWMLGKNSDSNVYILGGMTNNANITESEAGKKVLKDLGVEDNRIFLEQESKHTLENLKNFYGLYSNKSQQVLLITNRYHMARAIMMAKGFKINALSCSAEDAFKYRLPCMGKIIIEAFFINFYLVGKYWAMLTNNSIIINRISTP